In Syntrophotaleaceae bacterium, the DNA window CCCTGGCGTCGAAAGGCATTCGGGTGAACGGCGTCGCTCCCGGTCCGATCTGGACCCCTCTGATCCCCGCCAGTTTTCCCGCCGAGGCCGTCGAGGATTTCGGGAAATCGACCCTCCTGGGCCGGGCCGGACAACCGGCCGAGGTCGGCCCCTGCTACGTTTTTCTGGCCTGCGAGGACGGGTCCTACATGACAGGGCAGGTTCTGCACCCCAATGGAGGCGATTTCCTGTCCAGTTGAAAAACGGGGGGAGAGAGGAATCAGGCTATGACCAAGGACCATGGACCGCAGATCAAGGATGATGAACAATACGAAAAGCTGCGCAAAAAAGGGATGAGCAAGGAAAAAGCCGCCCGCATCGCCAACACTCCTCGTGAAGAGGCTGGCAAAAGGGGCGGAAAGTCTCCGAAATACGAGGAGTGG includes these proteins:
- a CDS encoding Rho termination factor N-terminal domain-containing protein, yielding MTKDHGPQIKDDEQYEKLRKKGMSKEKAARIANTPREEAGKRGGKSPKYEEWNKDDLYEKAKQVGIAGRSSMSKEELIDALRHH